The window ATACGAACAGTTTCACCGTTATCGAAAAATACTTTCGGCTTAGGTGCCGCACGATTGGAAACACGATCTAAAATTACATTAATATCATGTTCGCTTAGCGGCGTAGGCTTATTTGCTTCTCCAATAAATCCTGAAACTTTAGGTATTGATTGGATAAGATGTTGAACTTCGGTGTTTAAATCTATTCTTGCAAATACATATCCTGAGTAAAGCGATCTCTCAGATATTTTTTTCTTGCCCTCTTTTACTTCAATAACATCTTCAGTCGGGACTATGACATCAGTTATAACCTCTTGCAAACCCATCTCTTGTATCATATTTAGAATTGCCAAGCGAACGGTTTTCTCATTCCCGTATGTCTGTATAGAGTACCACTGATGATTACTTTTTTTGTTCTCCATTGCCACCCCTTATCCTAGAATTGCCGACATAATTGATGACATAACCAAATCAATTAAAGCTAAAAAAGCAGCAATTACAGTTACAACGATTACAACTGAGATATAAGCTTGTTTAACTTGACCTTTAGTAGGAAAAATAACTTTACTTAGTTCCAGTTTTGCATTTCTAATATGTGTACCTAAATTCATTTAACTTTCCTAATCGTCATTAATTATAAATAAAGCCCTAAAGCTTTACAGTAATTAATGTGGCAGGCGTGGAGAGACTCGAACTCCCATCACTCGGATTTGGAATCCGATGCTCTAACCATTGGAGCTACACGCCTAAATTTTAACAACAAAGCCAAGTCAAAAGACTTGAACTTAAATTGCAACTATATTACAGTTTCATCTCTTTGTGAACAGTGTGCTCACGACAAAATTTGCAATATTTTTTTACTGAAAATTTTTCAGTATGAGTTTTTTTGTTTTTAGTAGTGTGATAGTTACGACGAGTACACTTCTCACATCCTAAATGTATTGCTTCTCTCATATTAT is drawn from Sulfurimonas sp. and contains these coding sequences:
- the nusG gene encoding transcription termination/antitermination protein NusG, with the protein product MENKKSNHQWYSIQTYGNEKTVRLAILNMIQEMGLQEVITDVIVPTEDVIEVKEGKKKISERSLYSGYVFARIDLNTEVQHLIQSIPKVSGFIGEANKPTPLSEHDINVILDRVSNRAAPKPKVFFDNGETVRITEGPFSNFTATVDEYDLEHGTLKLNVSIFGRATPVDISYTQVEKII
- the secE gene encoding preprotein translocase subunit SecE, whose product is MNLGTHIRNAKLELSKVIFPTKGQVKQAYISVVIVVTVIAAFLALIDLVMSSIMSAILG
- the rpmG gene encoding 50S ribosomal protein L33, which codes for MREAIHLGCEKCTRRNYHTTKNKKTHTEKFSVKKYCKFCREHTVHKEMKL